One genomic window of Leptotrichia shahii includes the following:
- a CDS encoding class I SAM-dependent methyltransferase encodes MRVSQHWEKEKYEKNARFVSDYGKELIEWLNPQKDEYILDLGCGDGVLTKKITEYGCKVLGLDGSQKFVEAARKIGVEAVQGDAQNMKFENEFDAIFSNAALHWMTNPEKVMEGVSRALKKGGRFVAETGCKGNVEKIENAMFEVAEKHNFKAVKCWFFPTEKEKTELLNKYGLKVKRMITFSRPTLLPTGIKGWLQTFSAPAFINIPKEMQEKLIDEIAEKLEKDLEKNENGQILADYVRLRFEAVKE; translated from the coding sequence ATGAGGGTAAGTCAACATTGGGAAAAGGAAAAATATGAGAAAAATGCACGGTTTGTTTCAGATTATGGGAAGGAACTGATTGAATGGTTGAATCCACAAAAAGATGAGTATATCTTGGATTTAGGCTGTGGAGATGGAGTATTGACTAAGAAAATTACTGAATATGGGTGCAAAGTTTTAGGACTTGATGGAAGCCAGAAATTTGTTGAGGCGGCAAGAAAAATTGGGGTTGAGGCAGTACAGGGAGATGCACAGAATATGAAATTTGAAAATGAGTTTGATGCGATTTTTTCCAATGCGGCGCTACATTGGATGACTAATCCAGAGAAAGTAATGGAAGGAGTATCTCGAGCCTTGAAAAAAGGCGGACGCTTTGTAGCCGAAACGGGCTGTAAAGGAAATGTGGAAAAAATAGAAAATGCAATGTTTGAAGTTGCAGAAAAACATAATTTTAAAGCTGTAAAATGCTGGTTTTTTCCAACAGAAAAAGAAAAAACAGAATTACTTAATAAATACGGCTTGAAAGTGAAAAGAATGATAACTTTTTCTCGTCCAACTTTACTTCCTACAGGGATAAAAGGATGGCTGCAAACCTTTTCTGCACCTGCTTTTATAAACATTCCAAAAGAAATGCAAGAAAAATTGATTGATGAAATAGCTGAAAAATTAGAAAAAGATCTTGAAAAAAATGAAAATGGACAAATTTTGGCAGATTATGTGAGATTGAGATTTGAA
- the ilvN gene encoding acetolactate synthase small subunit, which yields MNREHEILIIAKNTDGIVSRIMSLFNRRGYSVLKMTAGVTNKPGYARLTLSVEGDDKTLNQIQKQVYKIVDVVKVKVFPVENVIRRELMLIKVKADAETRAQIVQVADIYRGKVLDVSPTSLVVELTGSVKKLRGFVEIMHNYGVLEIAKTGVVAMSRGEKL from the coding sequence ATGAATAGAGAGCATGAAATTTTAATAATTGCAAAAAATACTGATGGAATTGTATCGAGAATAATGTCTTTATTCAATAGAAGAGGATATTCCGTTTTAAAAATGACAGCAGGAGTTACTAATAAACCAGGCTATGCAAGATTGACTTTGTCAGTTGAAGGAGATGACAAAACATTAAATCAGATTCAAAAACAAGTTTATAAAATTGTCGATGTCGTAAAAGTGAAAGTGTTCCCAGTTGAAAACGTTATCAGAAGGGAATTAATGTTAATAAAGGTAAAAGCTGATGCTGAAACTAGAGCCCAAATCGTTCAAGTGGCAGATATTTACAGGGGAAAAGTTCTGGATGTGTCGCCAACTTCCCTAGTAGTTGAATTGACTGGAAGTGTAAAAAAATTACGTGGATTTGTAGAAATTATGCATAATTACGGAGTTCTGGAAATTGCTAAAACTGGAGTTGTAGCAATGAGCCGTGGAGAAAAATTATAG
- the ilvB gene encoding biosynthetic-type acetolactate synthase large subunit, with protein sequence MGETKMINGGRILLESLHRLGITDIFGYPGGAVIPIFDEIYSYDKINYYFARHEQGLSHAADGYARVSGKVGVCLATSGPGATNMVTGIMTAHMDSVPMIAITGQVRSNLLGRDAFQETDTVGITMPITKCNYLIQNIKEIPRVVKEAYYIATTGRPGPVLIDIPNDIQLHQIPYEEFERLFNEEIELEGYSPTYEGHQGQIKRAIKLIKEAKKPLIIAGAGVLKSKASKELFEYAEKMQTPVATTLLGLGAFPESHELSLGMLGMHGTVPANYATDEADLVIAAGIRFDDRIAGNPNKFIEKAKIIHIDIDPAEIDKNKKADVPIVGDLKHVLTVINSEVKPQTHTEWVKKVNDWKKEYPLGHREVGEDRLLPQEVLRAIDDILKGDTIIVTDVGQHQMWAAQYFTYQNPNSIVTSGGAGTMGFGLPAAIGAQIGAPDKKVVLIVGDGGFQMTLQELMMIKQYNLPVKVVILNNSYLGMVRQWQELFKDRRYSFVDLEINPDFIKIAEAYGIKNAKLTNKEDLKTKLKNLILSDEGVLIECVVEKEENVFPMIPAGKTVSQMIGKKGVLENE encoded by the coding sequence ATGGGTGAAACTAAGATGATAAACGGTGGCAGAATTTTGCTGGAATCGCTACATAGATTAGGAATAACAGATATTTTTGGGTATCCGGGAGGAGCGGTAATACCAATATTTGATGAAATTTATAGCTATGACAAAATAAATTACTATTTTGCAAGACATGAGCAAGGATTGTCACATGCGGCAGATGGTTATGCGAGGGTTTCTGGAAAAGTGGGAGTTTGTCTTGCGACTTCAGGACCTGGCGCAACAAACATGGTTACAGGAATAATGACTGCACACATGGATTCTGTGCCAATGATTGCGATAACTGGACAAGTTAGATCAAATTTATTGGGAAGAGACGCTTTTCAGGAAACTGATACAGTTGGAATTACAATGCCAATTACGAAATGTAATTATTTGATTCAAAATATAAAAGAGATACCTAGAGTTGTAAAAGAGGCTTACTATATTGCAACAACAGGTAGACCAGGACCAGTTCTTATTGATATTCCAAATGATATTCAACTTCATCAAATTCCGTATGAAGAATTTGAAAGATTATTTAATGAAGAAATTGAATTGGAAGGATATTCGCCAACTTATGAAGGGCATCAAGGTCAAATTAAAAGAGCAATTAAATTGATAAAAGAAGCGAAAAAACCCTTGATAATTGCAGGAGCGGGAGTTTTGAAATCGAAAGCCTCTAAAGAATTGTTTGAATATGCTGAAAAAATGCAGACGCCTGTGGCTACGACATTGCTTGGATTGGGAGCGTTTCCTGAATCGCATGAATTGTCTCTTGGAATGTTAGGAATGCATGGAACTGTACCAGCGAATTATGCAACAGACGAAGCCGATTTAGTAATTGCCGCTGGAATTAGATTTGACGATAGAATTGCTGGAAATCCTAACAAATTTATTGAAAAAGCAAAGATAATTCATATTGACATTGATCCAGCTGAAATTGACAAGAATAAAAAAGCGGATGTGCCTATTGTCGGTGATCTGAAACATGTTCTGACTGTTATTAATTCGGAAGTTAAACCACAAACTCATACGGAATGGGTTAAAAAAGTTAATGATTGGAAGAAGGAATATCCATTGGGACATAGGGAAGTTGGAGAAGACAGATTGCTTCCACAAGAAGTTTTAAGAGCGATTGATGATATTCTGAAAGGAGACACAATTATTGTAACTGATGTTGGTCAGCATCAAATGTGGGCTGCACAATACTTCACTTATCAAAATCCCAACTCTATTGTAACTTCAGGTGGAGCGGGAACAATGGGATTTGGACTTCCTGCGGCAATTGGAGCGCAAATTGGAGCACCTGATAAAAAAGTTGTGCTAATTGTTGGAGATGGAGGATTTCAAATGACGTTGCAGGAACTAATGATGATAAAACAGTACAATCTGCCAGTAAAAGTTGTTATCCTTAATAATTCATACCTAGGAATGGTTAGGCAATGGCAAGAACTATTTAAAGACAGAAGATATTCATTCGTTGATCTAGAAATAAATCCAGACTTTATCAAAATTGCTGAAGCATATGGAATTAAAAATGCAAAACTTACAAACAAGGAAGATTTGAAAACAAAATTGAAAAATTTAATATTGTCTGATGAAGGTGTGTTAATCGAGTGTGTTGTTGAAAAAGAAGAAAATGTATTCCCGATGATTCCAGCAGGAAAAACTGTAAGTCAAATGATCGGAAAGAAAGGTGTGTTAGAAAATGAATAG
- the ilvA gene encoding threonine ammonia-lyase yields the protein MHKLYDFMEARERLGTVIEKTKLIHSNIFSDESGNDVYIKPENLQRTGAFKIRGAYNKIAKLTEEEKKRGVIAASAGNHAQGVALAAQKLGIKAVIVMPKHTPLIKVEATRRYGAEVILTGEVYDEAYEYAKKLQEKEGYTFVHPFNDEDVIEGQGTIALEVLEELPDADIILVPIGGGGLISGIASAAKLKNPLIKIIGVEPEGAASALEARKSHHVVELDEANTIADGTAVKKIGEITFDYIEKYVDDIVTVSDYELMAAFLVLVEKHKIVAENSGILAVAGLKKLNVKGKKIISIISGGNIDVLTISSMINKGLVARGRIFTFAVDLPDKPGQLVAVSQILSKQNANVIRLEHNQFKNLDRFHEVELQVTVETNGEEHINKITEEFKKKGYIIKRLNSQAMIND from the coding sequence TTGCATAAATTATATGATTTTATGGAAGCTAGAGAACGATTGGGGACAGTTATTGAAAAGACGAAATTGATTCATAGCAATATTTTTTCTGATGAATCAGGAAATGATGTCTATATTAAACCAGAAAATTTACAAAGAACAGGTGCATTTAAAATAAGAGGTGCTTATAATAAAATTGCGAAATTGACGGAAGAAGAGAAAAAAAGAGGAGTAATTGCAGCATCAGCTGGAAATCATGCACAAGGAGTGGCACTAGCTGCTCAAAAATTGGGAATTAAGGCTGTAATTGTTATGCCTAAACATACCCCGCTTATTAAAGTTGAAGCGACTAGAAGATATGGTGCAGAAGTTATTTTGACTGGAGAAGTTTATGACGAGGCTTATGAGTATGCAAAAAAATTGCAGGAAAAAGAAGGATATACTTTCGTGCATCCGTTTAATGACGAAGATGTGATTGAAGGGCAAGGAACAATTGCTTTGGAAGTACTGGAGGAATTGCCTGATGCAGATATAATTTTGGTGCCAATTGGTGGCGGTGGACTTATTTCGGGAATTGCTTCGGCTGCGAAATTAAAAAATCCATTGATAAAAATAATTGGTGTTGAGCCAGAAGGTGCGGCAAGTGCATTGGAGGCTAGAAAAAGCCATCATGTTGTTGAACTTGATGAAGCGAATACAATCGCAGATGGAACGGCTGTGAAAAAAATTGGTGAAATTACATTTGACTATATTGAAAAATATGTAGATGACATAGTTACTGTATCTGATTATGAGCTAATGGCGGCATTTTTAGTCTTGGTTGAAAAACATAAGATTGTTGCGGAAAACTCAGGAATTTTAGCTGTAGCAGGATTGAAAAAATTGAATGTTAAAGGGAAAAAAATAATTTCAATAATAAGTGGCGGTAATATAGATGTATTAACTATTTCATCTATGATTAATAAAGGGCTGGTAGCTAGAGGAAGAATTTTTACATTTGCGGTTGATTTGCCAGACAAGCCTGGTCAACTGGTGGCTGTATCGCAAATTCTTTCAAAACAGAATGCGAATGTAATTAGGCTGGAGCATAATCAGTTTAAAAATCTGGACAGGTTCCACGAAGTTGAACTGCAAGTAACAGTTGAAACAAATGGGGAAGAACATATAAATAAAATAACAGAAGAATTTAAGAAAAAAGGGTATATAATAAAAAGATTAAATTCTCAAGCTATGATTAATGATTAA
- a CDS encoding alpha/beta hydrolase gives MVNDNESKILNVKLTQEKIKSIVNVTYSQPVSYFRKNIKLEMDILKPNREGKYPTVLFVPGGSFAHSYKENYLQQRLEIAKAGYVVASIEYRTIPDGVFPQSVEDVKAAIRFLKANADEYGVDKGKIALMGESAGGYLVAMAGVTSGTTNFDRGENLSENSDVQAVIDIYGVTDFGEVDFDIPEDAEEGYRAILMSVKFWLNDVRNNIESTNPISYISQKTPPFLLMHGDADTLVLPNQTEILHKALIENGVDSKRYIVPGAGHSDEYWFQPEVTELIIDFLNKKIKNI, from the coding sequence ATGGTAAATGATAATGAAAGTAAAATTCTAAATGTTAAATTGACACAGGAAAAAATAAAATCAATAGTAAATGTTACTTATTCTCAGCCAGTCAGCTATTTTAGGAAAAATATAAAATTGGAAATGGATATTTTAAAGCCTAATAGAGAGGGGAAATATCCGACAGTATTATTTGTGCCAGGAGGGTCTTTTGCACACAGCTACAAGGAAAACTATTTGCAGCAAAGATTGGAAATTGCAAAGGCGGGTTATGTGGTTGCAAGTATAGAATATAGAACTATTCCTGATGGAGTGTTTCCACAAAGCGTGGAAGATGTAAAAGCAGCAATCAGATTTTTGAAGGCAAATGCTGATGAGTATGGAGTTGATAAGGGGAAAATAGCATTGATGGGTGAATCTGCTGGAGGTTATCTGGTAGCAATGGCAGGAGTTACAAGCGGAACTACCAATTTTGACAGGGGCGAGAATTTATCCGAAAATAGTGATGTGCAAGCAGTTATAGATATTTATGGCGTAACGGATTTTGGAGAAGTTGATTTTGATATTCCAGAAGATGCAGAAGAAGGCTATAGGGCGATACTTATGTCAGTAAAGTTCTGGCTAAATGATGTAAGGAATAATATTGAATCTACAAATCCTATATCTTATATTTCACAAAAAACGCCTCCATTCCTATTAATGCATGGAGATGCAGATACATTGGTTCTTCCGAATCAGACAGAAATACTTCATAAGGCGTTGATTGAAAATGGTGTGGACTCAAAAAGATACATAGTTCCGGGAGCGGGACATTCAGATGAATATTGGTTTCAGCCAGAAGTTACAGAATTGATAATAGATTTCTTGAACAAAAAAATAAAAAATATTTAA
- the ilvD gene encoding dihydroxy-acid dehydratase, with translation MNGKGRSNNLTKGAARAPHRSLLKGLGFTSEEMEKPIIGIANSFNEIIPGHVHLKNLVQSVKDGIRMAGGVPMEFNTIGICDGLAMNHIGMKYSLVTRNIIADSIEAVAMATPFDAIVFMPSCDKVVPGMLIAAARLNIPSIFVSGGAMLAGVYKGKKIGLSNVFEAVGAYNTGQITKRELNSVEEMACPTCGSCSGMYTANTMNCLTEALGMGLPGNGTVPAVFSERARLAKKAGMQIMEVLKADLRPSDILTREAFENAVAVDMALGGSSNTALHLPAIAHEAGIDLTLDDFNEIAQKTCQICKLSPSGEYFIEDLYRAGGVTGVMKRMLENGRLHGDTKTVALQTQGELAKNAFINDDDVIKPWDKPAYKTGGIAVLKGNLAPDGCVVKEGAVDPEMLQHTGPAKVFNSEEEAVEAITGGKIVAGDVVVIRYEGPKGGPGMREMLSPTAMIAGMGLDKDVALITDGRFSGATRGASIGHVSPEAASGGNIAIVQDGDIVEIDIPNRTINIKVSDKEIEARKAKLEPFKLEVKGYLKKYAMHVSSADRGAIEILD, from the coding sequence ATGAATGGAAAAGGAAGAAGTAATAATTTGACAAAAGGTGCAGCTAGAGCGCCGCACAGATCATTGCTAAAGGGATTAGGATTCACAAGTGAAGAAATGGAAAAACCAATAATCGGAATTGCGAATTCCTTTAATGAAATAATACCAGGGCATGTTCATTTGAAAAACTTGGTTCAATCGGTAAAAGATGGGATTAGAATGGCTGGAGGAGTTCCAATGGAATTTAATACAATTGGGATTTGTGATGGACTTGCAATGAATCACATTGGGATGAAATATTCGCTGGTTACAAGAAATATAATTGCAGATTCTATTGAAGCGGTTGCTATGGCGACTCCGTTTGATGCGATTGTGTTTATGCCAAGCTGTGATAAAGTAGTGCCTGGAATGCTGATTGCTGCGGCAAGATTGAATATACCTTCAATATTTGTAAGTGGAGGAGCAATGCTTGCTGGAGTTTATAAAGGTAAAAAAATTGGATTAAGTAATGTGTTTGAAGCGGTTGGAGCTTATAACACTGGACAAATTACTAAAAGAGAATTAAATTCAGTTGAAGAAATGGCTTGTCCTACTTGTGGTTCTTGTTCAGGAATGTATACTGCAAATACTATGAACTGTCTGACAGAAGCTCTTGGAATGGGACTTCCTGGAAATGGAACTGTTCCAGCTGTATTTTCAGAAAGAGCAAGACTTGCTAAAAAAGCGGGAATGCAAATTATGGAAGTTTTAAAAGCAGATTTAAGACCAAGCGACATTTTAACAAGAGAAGCGTTTGAAAATGCGGTTGCAGTGGATATGGCACTTGGAGGATCTTCTAATACAGCATTGCACTTACCTGCGATTGCTCATGAAGCTGGAATAGATCTGACTTTAGATGACTTTAATGAAATTGCTCAAAAAACTTGTCAAATCTGTAAATTATCGCCATCTGGAGAGTACTTTATTGAAGACTTGTATAGAGCTGGTGGGGTTACTGGTGTTATGAAGAGAATGCTTGAAAACGGAAGATTGCATGGAGATACGAAAACTGTAGCATTGCAAACACAAGGAGAATTAGCAAAAAATGCGTTTATTAATGATGATGATGTGATCAAACCTTGGGATAAACCAGCTTACAAAACTGGGGGAATTGCTGTACTGAAAGGAAATTTGGCACCGGATGGCTGTGTTGTTAAAGAAGGTGCAGTAGATCCAGAAATGTTGCAGCATACAGGACCTGCAAAAGTATTTAACAGTGAAGAAGAAGCTGTCGAAGCGATTACAGGTGGAAAAATTGTAGCAGGAGATGTTGTGGTTATTAGATATGAAGGGCCGAAAGGTGGACCGGGAATGAGAGAAATGCTATCACCAACAGCGATGATTGCAGGAATGGGACTGGATAAGGATGTTGCACTGATTACTGACGGAAGATTCTCAGGAGCTACAAGAGGTGCTTCAATTGGGCATGTTTCGCCAGAAGCTGCTTCAGGAGGAAATATTGCAATAGTTCAAGACGGGGACATTGTTGAAATTGATATTCCAAACAGAACAATTAATATTAAAGTTTCAGATAAAGAGATTGAAGCTAGAAAAGCTAAATTGGAACCGTTTAAACTTGAAGTAAAAGGATATTTGAAAAAATATGCGATGCATGTGTCTTCAGCAGATAGAGGAGCCATAGAAATTTTAGATTAA
- a CDS encoding tetratricopeptide repeat protein, with protein MRKYLILLVLVANLGLGIQSFSAMTRQERENLEKQISEAYDKDDQKKLLPLVTKYVNEFPNNADYLNKLGVLYDNLDNYSEAEKYYLKAIERGNYNAISNLAYVYYEKEEYEKAIKYYKEYQKIADNTDNYFWIGASYEELEDYKNAKEWFLKVTKFEKDGSSENRLGLIAENEGNQKEAIKWYLASIQKGNLWAYDNLAVLYIDLGDYDNAEKLVKKGLELSKNSDDEDLKKEFRETLDVIRKKR; from the coding sequence ATGAGAAAATATTTAATTTTATTAGTATTAGTTGCGAACTTAGGATTGGGGATTCAAAGTTTTTCAGCAATGACAAGACAGGAAAGAGAAAATTTGGAAAAACAGATAAGCGAAGCTTATGATAAAGATGATCAAAAGAAATTATTGCCTCTGGTTACTAAATATGTAAACGAGTTTCCAAATAATGCGGATTATTTAAACAAACTGGGAGTTTTATATGATAATTTGGATAATTATTCAGAAGCTGAAAAATACTATTTAAAGGCTATAGAAAGAGGAAATTATAACGCAATTTCAAATTTGGCTTATGTCTATTATGAAAAAGAAGAATACGAGAAAGCTATAAAATATTATAAGGAATATCAAAAAATAGCAGATAATACTGATAATTATTTTTGGATCGGGGCATCTTATGAAGAATTGGAAGATTACAAAAATGCTAAGGAATGGTTTTTGAAAGTTACGAAATTTGAAAAGGATGGATCTTCTGAAAATAGATTAGGATTAATTGCTGAAAATGAAGGAAATCAAAAAGAAGCAATAAAATGGTATTTGGCATCAATACAAAAGGGAAATTTGTGGGCTTACGATAATTTGGCAGTTTTGTATATTGATTTGGGAGATTATGATAATGCAGAAAAATTAGTAAAAAAAGGATTGGAATTATCTAAGAATTCAGATGACGAAGATTTGAAAAAGGAATTTAGAGAAACACTCGACGTTATTCGTAAAAAAAGATAA
- a CDS encoding tetratricopeptide repeat protein: MKKILVFLIILSNLAFGEQKNPINSRTLDSIIEQVSKDVDRGNTQKAISTLKKKIAENPSESVSLKVMLAMLYEDNGRKKESEKELNEAIELQKKYPFYDEDGKKRDIKLAIGIIYLSMDDYENSLKWLKQADDKDFNELIEDQGMPKDYFLGYISYLANNIEEAKKYLLKSYIHDKEGLSENVLGQIYFAEGNQKEAIKWFLASANKGNPGGQGNLGYLYYQLGDKKSALEWLQRAFETAKKTKDNDLMKEMQESIKEVKNSQK; encoded by the coding sequence ATGAAAAAAATATTAGTTTTTTTAATAATTTTATCTAATTTAGCTTTTGGAGAGCAAAAAAATCCTATAAATTCAAGAACATTGGATAGTATAATTGAGCAAGTGTCAAAAGATGTTGACAGAGGAAATACTCAAAAGGCTATATCAACATTGAAAAAGAAAATAGCAGAAAATCCTTCAGAATCAGTTTCACTAAAAGTAATGTTAGCAATGCTTTATGAAGATAACGGAAGAAAAAAGGAATCTGAAAAAGAGCTAAACGAGGCTATAGAATTACAGAAAAAGTATCCTTTTTATGATGAAGATGGGAAAAAAAGAGATATAAAATTAGCCATTGGGATAATATATTTATCAATGGATGATTATGAAAATTCCTTAAAATGGCTAAAACAAGCCGATGATAAGGATTTTAATGAATTAATTGAAGATCAGGGGATGCCAAAGGATTATTTTTTAGGTTATATCAGTTATTTGGCAAATAATATTGAAGAAGCTAAAAAATATCTATTAAAGTCATACATTCATGATAAAGAGGGGCTTTCAGAAAATGTTTTAGGACAAATTTATTTTGCTGAAGGAAATCAGAAGGAAGCAATAAAATGGTTTTTAGCTTCAGCAAATAAAGGAAATCCCGGAGGTCAAGGTAATTTAGGTTATCTTTATTATCAACTAGGAGATAAAAAGTCAGCGTTAGAATGGTTACAAAGAGCCTTTGAAACAGCGAAAAAGACTAAAGATAATGATCTGATGAAAGAAATGCAAGAATCTATTAAAGAAGTTAAAAATAGTCAAAAATAA
- the argS gene encoding arginine--tRNA ligase, translated as MELLTIKLKKLFSENINNIFSADYTEKIDIQNSTKKEFGDFQTNFAMVSSKLIGKSPREIANILVENFSENDIIQKLEIAGPGFINIYLKNNFLNEEIKKVENEKYDFSFLNIDKTVIIDYSSPNIAKRMHIGHLRSTIIGDSIKRILQFLGFHTLADNHIGDWGTQFGKLIVAYKNWLDKKAYEEDPIGELEKIYVKFSDEAKINPALEDEAREELKKLQLGDENNQKLWKEFIDISLKEYNKIYDRLGVNFDYYFGESFYNNMMPSVLEELKQKGIAKEDQGALVVFFENNRLPPAIVQKKDGSFLYTTSDLATMKFRKDELKVDEAVYLTDDRQQNHFKQVFEIGRMLGEPYNYKKTHIVFGIMRFGNGIIFSSRSGNTIRLVNLLDEAKAQVKKVIDEKNPDIPEDEKEKIAEIVGSGAIKYFDLSQNRTSDITFTWDKVLSFEGNTGPYLQYTYVRIMSIFRKLKEENIEPKNNDIILDNMNGIERELAVELLKFPQAVVKSYENYRPNIIADYLFDMAKLFNNFYNSSSILKEEDKKVMDARILLARKTAFILKEGLSLLGISTVNRM; from the coding sequence ATGGAATTGCTAACGATAAAATTAAAAAAGTTATTTTCAGAAAATATAAATAACATTTTTAGTGCAGATTATACAGAAAAGATTGATATTCAAAATTCTACTAAAAAAGAATTTGGAGATTTTCAGACAAATTTTGCAATGGTTAGTTCAAAATTAATTGGGAAAAGTCCACGTGAAATTGCAAATATTCTTGTGGAAAATTTTTCAGAAAATGACATTATTCAAAAGCTGGAAATTGCAGGACCAGGATTTATCAATATTTATCTAAAAAATAATTTCTTAAATGAGGAAATAAAAAAAGTAGAAAATGAAAAATATGATTTTTCGTTTTTAAATATTGATAAAACTGTAATTATCGACTACTCTTCTCCAAATATTGCCAAAAGAATGCACATTGGGCATTTGAGAAGTACAATTATTGGAGATTCTATTAAAAGAATCTTACAGTTTTTAGGATTTCATACACTTGCTGATAACCATATTGGTGACTGGGGAACACAATTTGGAAAACTTATTGTGGCTTATAAGAACTGGCTGGATAAAAAGGCTTACGAAGAAGATCCCATTGGAGAACTGGAAAAAATCTATGTAAAATTTTCAGATGAAGCTAAAATAAATCCTGCTTTGGAAGATGAAGCACGGGAAGAATTGAAGAAATTACAGCTTGGAGATGAAAATAATCAAAAATTATGGAAAGAATTTATTGATATTTCACTAAAAGAATATAATAAAATTTATGATAGACTTGGCGTAAACTTCGATTATTATTTTGGTGAGTCATTTTACAACAATATGATGCCATCGGTTCTTGAAGAATTAAAGCAAAAAGGTATCGCAAAAGAAGATCAAGGTGCACTAGTAGTATTTTTTGAAAATAATAGATTGCCGCCTGCGATTGTTCAAAAAAAAGATGGAAGTTTTTTATATACGACTTCAGATCTTGCTACAATGAAGTTTAGAAAAGATGAATTAAAAGTCGACGAAGCAGTTTATTTAACAGATGATAGACAGCAAAATCACTTTAAGCAGGTTTTTGAAATTGGAAGAATGCTAGGTGAGCCTTACAATTATAAAAAGACTCACATTGTATTTGGAATTATGAGATTTGGCAATGGGATAATTTTCTCATCTAGAAGTGGAAATACAATAAGGCTTGTAAATTTGCTAGATGAAGCAAAAGCTCAAGTAAAAAAAGTAATTGATGAAAAAAATCCAGATATTCCAGAAGATGAAAAGGAAAAAATTGCTGAAATTGTAGGAAGTGGAGCTATAAAATATTTTGATTTAAGTCAAAATAGAACTTCTGATATAACGTTTACCTGGGATAAAGTGCTTAGTTTTGAGGGAAATACAGGACCTTACCTGCAATATACCTATGTTCGGATTATGTCAATTTTTAGAAAATTGAAGGAAGAAAATATTGAACCTAAGAATAACGATATTATCTTGGATAATATGAATGGAATTGAACGTGAACTTGCAGTTGAACTGTTAAAATTTCCACAAGCTGTGGTAAAATCTTATGAGAATTATCGTCCAAATATAATTGCAGATTATTTATTTGATATGGCAAAATTATTTAATAACTTTTATAATTCAAGCTCTATTTTAAAGGAAGAAGATAAAAAAGTAATGGATGCAAGAATTTTACTGGCAAGAAAAACTGCTTTTATACTGAAAGAAGGGCTTAGTTTACTCGGAATAAGCACAGTAAATAGAATGTAA